A DNA window from Pseudomonas sp. B21-056 contains the following coding sequences:
- a CDS encoding cell division protein FtsQ/DivIB: MQGASLRHQPSAPGRKPVPRGASRMVAKEPMSARLPKANFGFLKSLFWPVLLVALGFGTYEGAQRLLPYADRPIARINVQGDLSYISQQAVQQRIAPYVASSFFTVDLAGMRTELEQMPWIAHAEVRRVWPDQVSIRLEEQLPVARWGDESLLNNQGQAFTPRELANYEHLPQLFGPQRAQQQVMQQYQVLSQMLRPLGFSIARLELRERGSWFLTTGAGSSGPGIELLLGRGNLVEKMRRFIAIYDKTLKEQITNIARIDLRYANGLAVGWREPVAPTTAVPAVAKN; the protein is encoded by the coding sequence ATGCAAGGCGCATCGCTTCGTCATCAGCCATCCGCACCCGGTCGCAAGCCGGTGCCGCGGGGTGCCAGCCGAATGGTGGCCAAAGAGCCGATGTCGGCGCGCCTGCCGAAAGCCAACTTTGGTTTTCTCAAGAGCCTGTTCTGGCCGGTGCTGCTGGTGGCGTTGGGGTTCGGTACGTATGAAGGCGCCCAACGGTTGCTGCCTTACGCCGATCGACCGATTGCCCGGATCAACGTCCAGGGCGACCTGAGCTACATCAGCCAGCAGGCGGTGCAACAGCGGATCGCTCCTTACGTGGCGTCGAGCTTCTTCACCGTCGACCTGGCAGGCATGCGCACGGAGCTGGAGCAGATGCCCTGGATCGCCCACGCCGAAGTCCGGCGTGTGTGGCCCGACCAGGTGTCGATCCGCCTGGAAGAACAACTGCCGGTGGCCCGTTGGGGCGATGAGTCGCTGTTGAACAACCAGGGCCAGGCGTTCACGCCACGGGAACTGGCCAACTATGAACATTTGCCACAACTGTTCGGTCCACAGCGGGCCCAGCAGCAAGTGATGCAGCAGTACCAGGTGTTGAGCCAGATGTTGCGGCCGTTGGGCTTCTCCATCGCGCGCCTGGAATTGCGTGAGCGCGGCAGCTGGTTCCTGACCACTGGCGCGGGCAGCTCGGGGCCGGGCATCGAGCTGCTGCTCGGTCGCGGCAACCTGGTGGAAAAGATGCGCCGTTTCATCGCCATCTATGACAAGACGCTCAAAGAACAGATTACGAACATTGCGCGCATCGATCTGCGCTACGCCAACGGCCTTGCTGTTGGCTGGCGGGAACCGGTAGCGCCGACGACGGCCGTACCCGCCGTCGCGAAGAATTAA
- a CDS encoding D-alanine--D-alanine ligase, with amino-acid sequence MTAAYANLVSTLEPKAFGRVAVLFGGKSAEREVSLKSGKAVLEALQSAGVDAFGIDVGDDFLQRLLSEKIDRAFIILHGRGGEDGSMQGLLECLGIPYTGSGILASALAMDKLRTKQVWHSLGIPTPRHAVLACEADCISAATELGFPLIVKPAHEGSSIGMAKVNSLPELTAAWKDASSYDSQVLVEQWITGPEFTIATLRDQVLPPIALGTPHTFYDYDAKYVANDTQYRIPCGLDSTKEKELMDLTAKACEALGIAGWGRADVMQDADGQFWFLEVNTAPGMTDHSLVPMAARAAGLDFQQLVLSILAASVGPQEPRG; translated from the coding sequence ATGACTGCTGCCTACGCCAACCTGGTTTCGACCCTTGAGCCGAAAGCCTTCGGCCGCGTTGCCGTGCTGTTCGGCGGCAAGAGCGCCGAGCGCGAGGTCTCCCTCAAGTCCGGCAAGGCCGTGCTCGAAGCCCTGCAAAGCGCCGGCGTCGACGCATTCGGCATCGACGTGGGCGATGACTTCCTGCAGCGCCTGCTGAGCGAAAAGATCGACCGTGCGTTCATCATCCTCCACGGTCGCGGCGGCGAAGACGGCAGCATGCAAGGCCTGCTCGAATGCCTGGGCATTCCCTACACCGGCAGCGGCATCCTGGCGTCGGCCCTGGCGATGGACAAGCTGCGCACCAAGCAGGTCTGGCACAGCCTCGGCATTCCGACGCCGCGTCATGCCGTGCTGGCTTGCGAGGCCGATTGTATTTCGGCGGCCACGGAACTGGGCTTCCCTTTGATCGTCAAACCGGCCCATGAAGGTTCAAGTATCGGCATGGCGAAAGTGAATTCGCTGCCTGAGTTGACCGCGGCATGGAAAGACGCCAGTTCCTACGATTCGCAAGTGTTGGTTGAGCAGTGGATCACCGGTCCCGAGTTCACCATCGCCACCCTGCGCGACCAGGTGTTGCCGCCGATCGCGCTGGGCACCCCCCACACGTTCTACGACTACGACGCCAAGTACGTGGCCAATGACACCCAGTACCGCATTCCCTGCGGGCTGGACAGCACCAAGGAAAAAGAATTGATGGACCTCACGGCCAAGGCCTGTGAGGCGCTGGGTATTGCCGGTTGGGGAAGGGCGGACGTGATGCAGGACGCCGACGGGCAGTTCTGGTTCCTGGAAGTCAACACCGCGCCCGGCATGACCGATCACAGCCTGGTACCGATGGCGGCCCGTGCCGCCGGTCTGGATTTCCAGCAACTGGTGCTGTCGATCCTGGCGGCCAGTGTCGGCCCGCAAGAGCCAAGAGGTTAA
- the murC gene encoding UDP-N-acetylmuramate--L-alanine ligase yields the protein MVENRKAMPQPEMRRIRRIHFVGIGGVGMCGIAEVLLNLGYQVSGSDLKASPVTERLESFGAQIFIGHRAENAANADVLVVSSAVNTSNPEVATALERRIPVVPRAEMLAELMRYRHGIAVAGTHGKTTTTSLIASVFAAGGLDPTFVIGGRLNAAGTNAQLGTSRYLIAEADESDASFLHLQPLVAVVTNIDADHMATYGGDFNKLKKTFVEFLHNLPFYGLAVVCMDDPVVREILPLIKRPTVTYGFGEEADVRAINVRQQGMQTFFTVLRPDREPLDVSVNMPGNHNVLNALATICIATDEGVSDEAIVQGLSGFQGVGRRFQVYGELPVDGGNVMLVDDYGHHPTEVAAVIKAVRGGWPERRLVMVYQPHRYSRTRDLYDDFVQVLTDANVLLLMEVYPAGEEPIPGADSRQLCHSIRQRGQLDPIYIERGVDLAPLVKPLLRAGDILLCQGAGDIGGLAPKLLKSPLFAGATVASSEGKLK from the coding sequence ATGGTTGAGAATCGAAAAGCCATGCCACAGCCGGAAATGCGCCGCATCCGCCGCATCCACTTCGTCGGTATCGGCGGCGTGGGCATGTGCGGGATCGCCGAAGTGCTGCTGAACCTGGGCTATCAGGTTTCCGGTTCCGACCTGAAGGCTTCGCCGGTCACCGAGCGCCTGGAATCCTTTGGCGCCCAGATCTTTATCGGCCACCGTGCGGAGAACGCCGCCAATGCCGACGTGCTGGTGGTATCCAGCGCTGTGAACACCTCCAATCCGGAAGTCGCGACCGCCCTGGAGCGGCGCATTCCGGTGGTGCCGCGTGCCGAGATGCTGGCCGAGCTGATGCGCTATCGCCACGGCATTGCCGTCGCCGGTACCCACGGCAAGACCACCACCACCAGCCTGATCGCCTCGGTGTTCGCCGCCGGCGGCCTGGACCCGACCTTCGTGATCGGCGGTCGCCTGAATGCCGCGGGCACCAATGCCCAGCTGGGCACCAGCCGCTACCTGATCGCCGAAGCCGACGAGAGCGATGCGAGCTTCCTGCACCTGCAACCGCTGGTGGCCGTGGTCACCAACATCGATGCCGATCACATGGCGACCTACGGCGGCGACTTCAACAAGTTGAAGAAAACCTTCGTCGAATTCCTGCACAACCTGCCGTTCTACGGTTTGGCGGTGGTGTGCATGGATGATCCGGTGGTGCGTGAAATCCTGCCGCTGATCAAGCGCCCGACCGTGACCTACGGTTTCGGCGAAGAAGCCGACGTGCGTGCCATCAATGTGCGCCAGCAGGGCATGCAGACGTTCTTCACCGTGCTGCGTCCCGACCGCGAGCCACTGGATGTTTCGGTGAACATGCCGGGCAACCACAACGTGCTCAACGCCCTGGCCACCATTTGCATCGCCACCGACGAAGGCGTCAGCGATGAAGCCATCGTCCAGGGACTGTCGGGCTTCCAGGGCGTGGGCCGACGCTTCCAGGTCTATGGCGAGCTGCCGGTGGACGGCGGCAACGTGATGCTGGTGGACGATTACGGTCACCACCCGACCGAAGTCGCGGCGGTGATCAAGGCCGTGCGCGGTGGCTGGCCGGAGCGCCGCCTGGTGATGGTCTACCAGCCACACCGCTACAGCCGTACCCGCGACCTGTACGACGATTTCGTCCAGGTGCTGACCGACGCTAATGTGCTGCTTTTGATGGAAGTCTATCCGGCCGGTGAAGAGCCGATCCCGGGGGCCGATAGCCGTCAGCTGTGCCACAGCATCCGCCAGCGCGGTCAACTGGACCCGATCTACATCGAGCGCGGCGTGGACCTCGCGCCGTTGGTCAAGCCGCTGCTGCGCGCCGGCGACATCCTGTTGTGCCAAGGGGCCGGCGATATCGGTGGCCTGGCGCCGAAACTGTTGAAAAGTCCGTTGTTCGCCGGCGCCACCGTGGCCTCCAGCGAGGGGAAACTGAAATGA
- the murG gene encoding undecaprenyldiphospho-muramoylpentapeptide beta-N-acetylglucosaminyltransferase, whose translation MGANVLIMAGGTGGHVFPALACAREFQARGYTVHWLGTPRGIENELVPGAGLELHRINASGLRGKGKLSLLKAPLMLLKSVWQARAIIRRLRPVCVVGFGGYVTGPGGVAAKLAGVPVIVHEQNAVAGTANRLLVPLAARVCEAFPDTFTLSGSRRTTGNPVRTELFLETPRPALAGRKARLLVLGGSLGAEPLNKLLPEALSQVAAELRPEVFHQAGKNHDGVTAERYGAVGVEAQVQPFIKDMAQAYGWADLVICRAGALTISELAAAGLPSMLVPLPHAIDDHQTRNADYLAREGAAFLLPQRTTGAADLAARLTEVLMQPQRLEDMARAARRLAKPDATAQVVDTCLEVAHG comes from the coding sequence ATGGGCGCTAACGTGCTGATCATGGCCGGTGGCACCGGCGGGCATGTGTTCCCGGCGCTGGCCTGCGCCCGGGAATTCCAGGCACGGGGCTATACCGTGCACTGGTTGGGCACGCCACGGGGTATCGAGAACGAACTGGTACCCGGCGCGGGTCTGGAGCTGCATCGGATCAATGCCAGCGGCCTGCGGGGCAAGGGCAAGCTGTCGTTGCTCAAGGCACCGCTGATGCTGCTCAAGTCGGTCTGGCAGGCGCGGGCGATCATCCGTCGGTTGCGGCCGGTCTGTGTGGTCGGGTTCGGTGGTTATGTGACCGGTCCTGGCGGTGTCGCGGCCAAACTGGCCGGCGTGCCGGTGATCGTTCACGAGCAGAACGCCGTGGCCGGTACCGCCAATCGGTTACTGGTGCCGTTGGCCGCTCGGGTCTGTGAAGCCTTTCCCGACACCTTTACCCTGTCGGGCAGCCGCCGCACCACTGGTAACCCGGTGCGTACCGAGCTGTTTCTCGAGACACCGCGCCCGGCCCTGGCCGGACGCAAAGCGCGTTTGCTGGTCCTGGGTGGAAGCCTGGGAGCAGAGCCGTTGAACAAATTGCTGCCCGAAGCCTTGTCGCAGGTCGCTGCCGAACTGCGGCCGGAAGTCTTTCACCAGGCCGGCAAGAACCACGATGGAGTGACCGCCGAGCGCTACGGCGCCGTAGGCGTCGAGGCGCAAGTGCAGCCTTTCATCAAAGACATGGCCCAAGCCTATGGCTGGGCCGACCTGGTGATCTGTCGCGCAGGCGCGTTGACCATCAGTGAACTGGCTGCTGCCGGTCTGCCCTCGATGCTGGTGCCTTTGCCCCACGCCATCGACGATCACCAGACCCGCAATGCCGATTATTTGGCCCGCGAAGGCGCTGCCTTCCTGCTGCCGCAAAGAACGACTGGCGCCGCGGATCTTGCCGCCCGCCTGACAGAGGTCCTGATGCAACCGCAACGACTTGAAGACATGGCCCGCGCCGCGCGCCGCCTGGCCAAACCCGATGCCACGGCCCAAGTGGTCGATACCTGCCTGGAGGTGGCCCATGGTTGA
- the ftsW gene encoding putative lipid II flippase FtsW — MSLRNVIKPYPSPLITGRGIDLDFPMLAGCLALLGLGLVMITSASSEVAAVQSGNTLYHMIRHLIYLVIGLGACVVTMMVPIATWQRLGWMMLLGAFGLLVMVLVPGIGREVNGSMRWIGFSFFNVQPSEIAKVFVVLFLAGYLVRRQKEVRESWMGFFKPFIVLLPMAGLLLMEPDFGATVVMMGAAAAMLFLGGVGLFRFILMVALAVAAVTVLVQAQPYRMARLITFTDPWADQFGSGYQLTQALIAFGRGEWLGVGLGNSVQKQFYLPEAHTDFVFSVLAEELGVVGSLCTVALFVFVCVRGMYIGLWAEKAKQFFAAYVAYGLSFLWIGQFLINIGVNVGLLPTKGLTLPFLSYGGSSLVICCACLGLLLRIEWESRTHLGSEEMEFQESDFAEEPTHGR; from the coding sequence ATGAGCCTGAGAAACGTCATCAAGCCGTACCCGTCGCCGCTGATTACCGGGCGTGGCATCGACCTGGATTTCCCGATGCTCGCCGGTTGCCTGGCATTGCTGGGCCTGGGCCTGGTGATGATCACTTCCGCGTCGTCGGAAGTGGCGGCCGTGCAGTCCGGCAACACCCTGTACCACATGATCCGCCACCTGATTTACCTGGTGATCGGCCTGGGCGCCTGTGTGGTCACCATGATGGTGCCGATCGCCACCTGGCAGCGCCTGGGCTGGATGATGCTGCTCGGCGCCTTCGGCCTGCTGGTGATGGTGCTGGTGCCGGGCATTGGCCGCGAGGTCAACGGCTCGATGCGCTGGATCGGTTTCAGTTTCTTCAACGTACAGCCTTCGGAAATCGCCAAGGTCTTTGTGGTGCTCTTCCTCGCCGGTTACCTGGTGCGTCGCCAGAAGGAAGTGCGCGAGAGCTGGATGGGCTTCTTCAAGCCGTTCATCGTGCTGCTGCCCATGGCCGGCCTGCTGCTGATGGAGCCCGACTTCGGCGCCACGGTGGTGATGATGGGCGCTGCGGCGGCGATGCTGTTCCTGGGCGGCGTCGGCCTGTTCCGCTTCATTCTGATGGTGGCGTTGGCGGTGGCTGCCGTGACGGTGCTGGTGCAGGCGCAACCGTATCGGATGGCGCGGCTGATCACCTTTACCGACCCGTGGGCCGATCAGTTCGGTTCCGGTTATCAATTGACCCAGGCGCTGATCGCCTTCGGGCGTGGCGAATGGTTGGGCGTGGGCCTGGGCAACAGCGTGCAGAAACAGTTCTACCTGCCGGAAGCCCACACCGACTTCGTGTTCTCGGTGTTGGCCGAAGAGCTGGGCGTGGTGGGGTCGCTGTGCACCGTGGCGCTGTTCGTGTTCGTCTGCGTGCGCGGCATGTACATCGGCTTGTGGGCCGAGAAGGCCAAGCAGTTCTTCGCCGCTTACGTGGCCTATGGTCTGTCGTTCCTGTGGATTGGTCAGTTCCTGATCAACATCGGTGTGAACGTCGGCCTGCTGCCGACCAAGGGCCTGACGCTGCCGTTCCTCAGTTACGGGGGCAGTTCCCTGGTGATCTGCTGCGCCTGCCTCGGCCTGTTGTTGCGCATCGAATGGGAGAGCCGGACCCACCTGGGCAGCGAAGAGATGGAATTCCAGGAGAGCGACTTCGCCGAGGAGCCGACTCATGGGCGCTAA
- the murD gene encoding UDP-N-acetylmuramoyl-L-alanine--D-glutamate ligase → MSLIASDHFRIVVGLGKSGMSLVRFLANRGVSFAVADTRENPPELATLRRDYPQVDVRCGELDVEFLCRADELYVSPGLALATPALQAAAARGVKLSGDIELFARNAKAPIIAISGSNAKSTVTTLVGEMAAAAGKRVAVGGNLGTPALDLLSDDVELYVMELSSFQLETTDHLGAEVATVLNISEDHMDRYSGLPAYHLAKHRIFRGARQVVFNRQDALTRPLLGEGMPCWSFGLGVPDFKGFGLREENGEKYLAFEFQNLMPVRELKIRGAHNQANALAALALGNAVGLPFDAMLSALRTFAGLEHRCQWVRDLDGVAWYNDSKATNVGAALAAIEGLGADIEGKLVLIAGGDGKGADFKDLRDPVTANCRAVVLMGRDRELIAEAIGDGVPLVRVGSLDEAVQQCRALAQPGDAVLLSPACASFDMFKNYEERGQLFARAAEDLA, encoded by the coding sequence GTGTCCCTGATCGCTTCTGACCACTTCCGCATCGTTGTCGGCCTCGGCAAGAGCGGCATGTCCCTGGTTCGCTTCCTGGCGAACCGGGGCGTGTCGTTTGCCGTGGCCGATACGCGGGAGAATCCGCCTGAGCTGGCCACGCTACGGCGTGACTACCCCCAGGTGGACGTGCGTTGTGGCGAGCTGGACGTCGAGTTCCTGTGCCGCGCCGACGAGCTCTACGTGAGCCCCGGCCTGGCCCTGGCGACCCCGGCCCTGCAGGCTGCGGCTGCCCGTGGGGTGAAATTGTCCGGTGATATCGAGCTGTTCGCGCGTAATGCGAAGGCGCCGATCATTGCCATCAGCGGCTCCAACGCGAAAAGCACCGTCACCACCCTGGTGGGCGAAATGGCCGCGGCGGCCGGCAAGCGGGTCGCCGTCGGTGGCAACCTGGGGACCCCGGCGCTGGACCTGCTCAGCGACGACGTCGAGCTGTACGTGATGGAGTTGTCGAGCTTCCAGCTTGAGACCACCGATCACCTCGGCGCCGAAGTGGCGACCGTGCTCAACATCAGCGAAGACCACATGGACCGCTACAGCGGCCTGCCGGCTTATCACCTGGCCAAGCACCGGATCTTCCGGGGTGCCCGGCAAGTGGTGTTCAACCGCCAGGATGCCCTGACCCGTCCGCTGCTGGGCGAGGGCATGCCGTGCTGGTCCTTCGGTTTGGGCGTACCGGACTTCAAGGGCTTTGGATTGCGTGAAGAGAACGGCGAGAAATACCTGGCCTTCGAATTCCAGAACCTGATGCCGGTGCGTGAGCTGAAAATCCGTGGAGCCCACAACCAGGCCAACGCACTGGCAGCCCTGGCCCTGGGCAATGCGGTCGGCCTGCCGTTCGACGCCATGCTCTCGGCGCTGCGTACCTTCGCCGGTCTCGAGCACCGCTGCCAGTGGGTTCGCGATCTGGATGGCGTGGCCTGGTACAACGATTCCAAGGCCACCAATGTGGGAGCCGCGCTGGCCGCCATCGAGGGCCTGGGCGCAGACATCGAGGGCAAGCTCGTGCTGATCGCCGGCGGCGACGGCAAGGGTGCCGACTTCAAGGACCTGCGCGATCCGGTGACGGCCAACTGCCGCGCCGTGGTGCTGATGGGCCGTGACCGCGAGTTGATCGCCGAGGCCATCGGCGACGGCGTACCACTGGTTCGCGTCGGTTCGCTGGACGAAGCCGTTCAGCAGTGCCGCGCCCTCGCTCAACCGGGCGATGCGGTCCTGCTGTCGCCGGCCTGCGCCAGTTTCGACATGTTCAAGAACTACGAAGAGCGCGGGCAGTTGTTCGCCCGGGCGGCGGAGGACTTGGCATGA
- the mraY gene encoding phospho-N-acetylmuramoyl-pentapeptide-transferase, with amino-acid sequence MLLLLAEYLQQFYKGFAVFQYLTLRGILGVLTALSLSLFLGPWMIRTLQNLQIGQSVRNDGPQSHLSKSGTPTMGGALILSSIGVSTLLWADLANRYVWTVLLVTLLFGAIGWVDDYRKVIEKNSRGLPSRWKYFWQSVFGLGAAVFLYMTAASPVETTLILPMLKDYSIPLGAGFVVLTYLVIVGSSNAVNLTDGLDGLAIMPTVMVGGALGIFCYLSGNVKFAEYLLIPYVPGAGELIVFCGALIGAGLGFLWFNTYPAQVFMGDVGALALGAALGTIAVIVRQEIVLFIMGGVFVMETLSVVIQVASFKLTGRRVFRMAPIHHHFELKGWPEPRVIVRFWIITVILVLIGLATLKLR; translated from the coding sequence ATGCTGCTGCTGCTAGCGGAGTACCTGCAACAGTTCTACAAAGGCTTCGCGGTCTTCCAGTACCTGACCCTGCGCGGGATCCTGGGTGTGCTGACCGCGTTGTCGTTGTCGCTGTTCCTGGGCCCGTGGATGATCCGCACCCTGCAGAACCTGCAAATCGGCCAGTCGGTACGTAACGACGGACCGCAGTCGCATCTGTCCAAATCCGGCACCCCGACCATGGGCGGCGCGTTGATCCTGTCGTCCATCGGCGTCAGCACCTTGCTCTGGGCTGACCTGGCGAACCGCTATGTCTGGACCGTGCTGTTGGTGACCCTGTTGTTCGGCGCCATCGGTTGGGTTGACGACTACCGCAAGGTCATCGAGAAGAACTCCCGTGGGCTGCCGAGCCGCTGGAAATATTTCTGGCAGTCGGTGTTCGGCCTGGGCGCGGCAGTCTTCCTTTATATGACCGCTGCTTCGCCGGTGGAAACCACCCTGATCCTGCCGATGCTCAAGGACTACAGCATTCCGCTGGGTGCGGGCTTCGTCGTGCTGACCTACCTGGTGATCGTCGGTTCGAGTAACGCGGTCAACCTCACCGACGGCCTCGACGGCCTGGCGATCATGCCGACGGTCATGGTCGGCGGCGCGCTGGGGATCTTCTGCTATCTGTCGGGTAACGTGAAATTCGCCGAATACCTGCTGATCCCCTATGTACCGGGGGCGGGCGAGCTGATCGTGTTCTGCGGCGCGTTGATCGGCGCCGGCCTGGGTTTCCTCTGGTTCAACACCTACCCGGCCCAGGTCTTCATGGGCGACGTCGGCGCGCTGGCGTTGGGCGCGGCCCTGGGCACCATCGCCGTCATCGTTCGCCAGGAAATCGTCCTGTTCATCATGGGCGGTGTGTTCGTGATGGAGACCCTGTCAGTGGTCATTCAGGTTGCATCCTTTAAATTGACCGGCCGCCGCGTATTCCGTATGGCGCCGATCCACCACCACTTTGAACTCAAGGGCTGGCCCGAGCCGCGGGTGATCGTCCGTTTCTGGATCATCACCGTGATTCTGGTGCTGATCGGCCTTGCCACCCTGAAATTGAGGTAG
- a CDS encoding UDP-N-acetylmuramoyl-tripeptide--D-alanyl-D-alanine ligase has translation MLKALKLSELTNALNARLIAADASFDGVSIDSRAIAPGQLFVALAGPRFDGHDYLNEVAAKGAVAALVEREVTNSTLPQLLVGDTRQALGQLGALNRAAFGNPVAAITGSSGKTTVKEMLASILRTRGPVLATRGNLNNDLGVPLTLLELAPEHSAAVIELGASRLGEIAYTVGMTKPHVAVLNNAGTAHVGEFGGPEKIVEAKGEIIEGLAADGVAVLNLDDRAFEIWKTRAGERKVLTFALSNLAANFYASDLDRDARGCPAFNLHSPDGAERVQLNLLGTHNVANALAAAAAAHALGVSLSGIVAGLNAVQPVKGRTVAQLASNGMRVIDDTYNANPTSMCAAVDILAGFSGRTVLVLGDIGELGDWAQQGHHDVGAYARGKVDALYAVGPMMAHTVAAFGEHAQHFTTQAELIQALGAEQDPNTTLLIKGSRSAAMENIVAALCGTRTEKH, from the coding sequence ATGCTTAAAGCCTTGAAACTCAGCGAGCTGACCAACGCCCTGAATGCGCGTCTCATCGCTGCGGATGCCAGTTTCGACGGCGTCAGCATCGACAGCCGGGCCATTGCCCCGGGACAACTGTTCGTCGCCTTGGCCGGGCCACGTTTTGACGGCCACGATTACCTGAACGAGGTTGCGGCCAAAGGCGCCGTGGCGGCATTGGTCGAGCGCGAAGTGACCAACAGCACGCTGCCGCAGTTGCTGGTCGGCGACACCCGTCAGGCCCTCGGCCAGCTCGGCGCACTGAACCGTGCGGCATTCGGCAATCCGGTCGCGGCCATCACCGGTTCCAGCGGCAAGACCACGGTCAAGGAAATGCTCGCCAGCATCCTGCGCACCCGTGGTCCGGTACTGGCCACCCGGGGCAACCTGAACAATGACCTCGGCGTGCCGTTGACCCTGCTCGAACTGGCGCCGGAGCACAGCGCCGCCGTCATCGAACTCGGTGCCTCGCGGCTCGGCGAAATTGCCTACACCGTGGGCATGACCAAACCCCACGTCGCCGTGCTCAATAACGCCGGAACCGCCCATGTCGGTGAGTTCGGGGGGCCGGAAAAAATCGTCGAGGCCAAGGGCGAGATCATCGAAGGGCTGGCTGCCGATGGCGTCGCCGTGCTGAATCTCGACGACAGGGCTTTCGAAATCTGGAAGACCCGGGCGGGTGAGCGCAAGGTGCTGACCTTTGCCCTGAGCAACCTCGCCGCGAACTTCTACGCCAGTGACCTGGACCGCGATGCCCGTGGTTGCCCGGCCTTCAACCTGCACAGTCCCGACGGCGCGGAGCGGGTCCAGCTGAACCTGCTGGGCACCCATAACGTCGCCAATGCCCTGGCCGCCGCCGCCGCCGCCCATGCGCTGGGGGTGTCCCTTTCGGGCATCGTCGCGGGTCTTAACGCCGTGCAGCCGGTCAAGGGCCGCACAGTGGCGCAACTGGCCAGCAACGGCATGCGGGTGATCGACGACACCTACAACGCCAACCCGACGTCCATGTGCGCGGCGGTGGATATCCTCGCCGGTTTCTCCGGCCGTACCGTGCTGGTGCTGGGGGATATCGGCGAGCTGGGCGATTGGGCGCAACAGGGGCATCACGATGTCGGCGCCTATGCCCGTGGCAAGGTCGACGCGCTGTACGCCGTCGGCCCGATGATGGCCCACACCGTCGCTGCGTTTGGCGAACACGCACAGCATTTCACCACCCAGGCTGAACTGATCCAGGCCCTGGGTGCCGAGCAAGACCCGAACACCACCCTATTGATCAAGGGCTCTCGTAGCGCAGCGATGGAAAACATCGTCGCGGCGCTGTGCGGCACCCGTACGGAGAAACATTGA